From the genome of Streptomyces sp. NBC_00659, one region includes:
- a CDS encoding thioredoxin domain-containing protein → MNRLAHETSPYLLQHADNPVDWWPWSAEAFDEARRSNRPVLLSVGYSSCHWCHVMAHESFEDEATAAYLNEHFVSVKVDREERPDVDAVYMEAVQAATGQGGWPMTVFLTPDAEPFYFGTYFPPEPRHGMASFRQVLEGVSTAWSDRRDEVAEVAGKITRDLAEREMSFGDSRVPGEEELAGALLGLTRDYDAARGGFGGAPKFPPSMVIEFLLRHHARTGSEGALQMAVDTCERMARGGLYDQLGGGFARYSVDRDWVIPHFEKMLYDNALLCRVYAHLWRSTGSELARRVALETADFLVRELRTDEGGFASALDADSDDGTGRHVEGAYYVWTPAQLREVLGDADAEFAARYFGVTEEGTFEEGASVLQLPQQEGIFDAERLASVRERLLAARAGRPAPGRDDKVVAAWNGLAVAALAETGAYFGRPDLVEAAIGAADLLVRLHMDDRARLVRTSKDGRAGAHAGVLEDYADVAEGFLALTSVTGEGVWLEFAGFLLDHVLAQFTDAESGALYDTAADAERLIRRPQDPTDNATPSGWSAAAGALLSYSAQTGAEPHRTAAERALGVVKALGPRAPRFIGWGLAVAEALLDGPREVAVVGEAGDAATTALRRAALLGTAPGAVVAVGVPESEELPLLAGRPLVDGKPAAYVCRNFVCDIPTTDPDRLREVLNGRNT, encoded by the coding sequence GTGAACCGACTGGCCCATGAGACGTCCCCGTATCTGCTCCAGCACGCCGACAACCCCGTCGACTGGTGGCCGTGGTCGGCCGAGGCCTTCGACGAGGCCCGCAGAAGCAACCGGCCCGTTCTGCTGAGCGTCGGATACAGCAGCTGCCACTGGTGTCATGTCATGGCCCACGAGTCCTTCGAGGACGAGGCGACTGCCGCCTATCTGAACGAGCACTTCGTCAGCGTCAAGGTCGACCGCGAGGAACGGCCGGATGTCGACGCCGTCTACATGGAGGCGGTGCAGGCGGCGACCGGGCAGGGCGGCTGGCCGATGACCGTGTTCCTCACCCCCGATGCCGAGCCCTTCTACTTCGGCACCTACTTCCCGCCCGAGCCGCGCCACGGCATGGCCTCCTTCCGGCAGGTGCTGGAGGGTGTGTCGACCGCCTGGAGCGACCGGCGGGACGAGGTCGCCGAGGTCGCCGGGAAGATCACGCGGGATCTCGCCGAGCGGGAGATGTCCTTCGGGGACAGCCGGGTGCCGGGCGAGGAGGAGCTGGCCGGCGCGCTGCTCGGGCTCACCCGGGACTACGACGCGGCGCGCGGCGGATTCGGCGGTGCGCCCAAGTTCCCGCCGTCCATGGTGATCGAGTTCCTGCTGCGCCACCACGCGCGGACCGGTTCCGAGGGCGCGCTTCAGATGGCCGTGGACACCTGTGAGCGGATGGCGCGCGGCGGTCTCTACGACCAGCTGGGCGGCGGATTCGCCCGCTATTCCGTCGACCGGGACTGGGTGATCCCCCACTTCGAAAAAATGCTCTATGACAACGCCCTCCTCTGCCGGGTCTACGCCCATCTCTGGCGTTCCACCGGGTCCGAGCTCGCGCGGCGGGTCGCGCTGGAGACGGCGGACTTCCTGGTGCGCGAACTCCGCACCGACGAGGGCGGGTTCGCCTCCGCGCTCGACGCCGACAGTGACGACGGCACCGGCAGGCACGTCGAGGGCGCCTACTACGTGTGGACGCCGGCGCAGTTGCGTGAGGTGCTCGGGGACGCGGACGCCGAGTTCGCGGCGCGGTACTTCGGGGTCACCGAGGAGGGCACCTTCGAGGAAGGGGCCTCCGTGCTGCAACTGCCGCAGCAGGAAGGAATCTTCGACGCCGAGAGGCTCGCCTCGGTACGGGAGCGGCTGCTCGCGGCACGGGCCGGGCGGCCCGCCCCGGGGCGCGACGACAAGGTGGTCGCCGCCTGGAACGGGCTCGCGGTGGCCGCCCTGGCGGAGACCGGCGCCTACTTCGGCCGCCCCGACCTGGTGGAGGCTGCGATCGGCGCCGCCGACCTGCTCGTACGGCTGCACATGGACGACCGGGCGCGCCTCGTCCGTACCAGCAAGGACGGCCGGGCCGGGGCCCACGCGGGGGTGCTGGAGGACTACGCGGACGTCGCCGAGGGCTTCCTCGCGCTGACGTCCGTGACCGGGGAAGGGGTCTGGCTGGAGTTCGCCGGGTTCCTGCTCGACCATGTCCTCGCGCAGTTCACGGACGCCGAGTCGGGTGCGCTGTACGACACGGCGGCCGACGCCGAGCGGCTGATCCGCCGCCCGCAGGATCCCACCGACAACGCGACGCCCTCGGGGTGGAGCGCGGCGGCCGGGGCGCTGCTGTCGTACAGCGCGCAGACCGGCGCGGAACCGCATCGCACCGCCGCCGAGCGGGCGCTCGGCGTGGTGAAGGCGCTGGGGCCCCGGGCGCCCCGCTTCATCGGGTGGGGGCTCGCGGTGGCCGAGGCGCTCCTCGACGGTCCCCGAGAGGTCGCGGTGGTGGGCGAGGCGGGCGATGCGGCCACAACGGCCTTGCGGCGTGCGGCACTTCTGGGCACCGCGCCGGGGGCCGTCGTGGCGGTGGGGGTGCCGGAGAGTGAGGAGCTGCCGCTGCTCGCCGGCCGTCCGCTGGTGGACGGGAAGCCGGCCGCGTACGTCTGCCGTAACTTCGTCTGCGACATCCCGACGACCGATCCCGACCGGCTTCGCGAGGTCCTGAACGGCCGAAACACGTAA